CCCCACCTGGACGCTGGCCAACCACGACGTGGGACGCGAAGTCACCCGGTATGGCGGCGGCGAGATCGGGCTGCGCCGGGCGTGGGCAATGGCGCTGGTGCTGCTTGCCCTGCCGGGTGCGGTGTTCCTCTACAACGGTCAAGAACTGGGCTTGCCGGACGTGGAGCTGCCGGACGAGGCGCTGCAGGACCCGACCTGGGAACGCTCGGGACATACCGAACGCGGTCGCGATGGCTGCCGGGTCCCGATTCCGTGGTCGGGCCAGGACCCCCCATTCGGGTTTTCTACGTGCGCCGACACCTGGTTGCCGATGCCGCCGGAATGGGCGGCGCTGACCGTCGAAAAGCAGCTCGCCGATGCCGACTCAACGTTGTCGTTCTTCCGGCGCGCGCTCCAACTACGCAGGGAGCGTGCCGAATTCGACGGTGGTGACATCGAGTGGCTCACCGCACCGCGCAGTGCGCTGCTATTCCGCCGCCCCGGCGGGCTGGTGTGCGCCCTCAACGCCGGCGACCGGCCGCTCGCACTGCCGGCGGGCGAGCTGCTGCTGGCCAGCTCGCCGTTGGTGGACGGCCGGTTGCCACCCAACGCCGCGGCCTGGCTGGTGTAGCAGGTAGGGGGATGGCCACGCGAGAGTCGTCGGTCGGCGCGGTAGCGCCGTCGGCGGTCAGCGATACCATCGGCCGATGTCGGATACTCCGTTTGTCGAACCCTATCCCGAGCAGGGTCCCCCGTGGGGGGTGCCCGCACCAGACCGGGACGGATCGTCGCAGTCGGCACCCCCAACGACTCCGCGATCGCCCGGGCGGTGGTCTATCCTGGCGACCCTAGCCGTTGCGGTCGTCGCGTTAGGCGTTGGCATCGTCGGGTGGTTCCACCCGCAACCGCACAGCGATCCAGTAGCGACTCCATCGGCGCCCACGTTCACCGACCAACAGGTTTCCGATGCGAAGGAACACGTCTGCGCCGCACACCGGATCGTGCGTCAGGCAGCCATTTTGAATACCAACCAAGCCAACCCGGTACCCGGTGACCCTACCGGTGATCTAGCGGTGGCGGCCAACGCACGCCTCGCGCTCTATAGCGGCGGCGACTACCTCCTGAGGCGTCTCAGTGCGGAGCCCGCGACGCCCGCCGAGTTGAGCGATGCCGTCCGCTCACTCGCAAACGCTCTACAAGCGCTTGCGCTGAACTATCTCGCCGGAACCCCCGATTCCGTCGTCACTCCCCTGCGGCTGGCACTGGAGGAAGACACCAGATCCGTCGATCCACTTTGCGTATGACTGCGACCCAGCGGAACCGAAATCCGGGTACGTCACCACCTGTTGCCCGATCCGCAACGGGCACTGTCACAGGCGATCCGGGCGGGATTCGATCTCGAATCGGTCGGCGTCACCGCAGCACCAGCGCCGCATGGCCGCGGCGCCGGTAAACCGAGCCGAAGCGGGCGTCGAGACGCAACCACGTCGGCAGGATCCGTACCCGGATCATCTCGTCCGCGTCGATCGCTTCCGGTGACTGCGGCAGGAAACCCATTGCGGTCAAAGCGAACACGCAGCGCATTGGCAGCCCCACGACGACGTCCGCCGAGCTGACCTGAACGACCTCCTGGTCGAGCAGCGAGACCGGCGGACCATGGGAGCTGCCGTGCTCCTTGGCCAGCCGCGCGCCACGCTGCGCCAGGTCCAGCACCACCCGGGCCGGTACGTCGTCAAGGTGGGTGAAGCCGGATTCCGGGGGTAACCCACCCCGCCACGCCGAGTCCATCGAGTAACCGGGATCGACATAGCCCGCGGCATCCATTATGGCCAAACCGTGCGCCAGTCCCGGTGCCCCCACCGACAGATCATCGGGTCGCACTTTGCCGGCCACCACCCGACTGGCCAGCACATCGAAACCCGTTGCTACCCAAGCCGATAGCAATCCGGCAGACCGTGCGCGTATTCGGATGACCGCGGCATCGTCGAGCCGCAGCGCGTGATCCACGAACGTGGCCAGATCCGCGCGCTGGGCCGGGTCGGGAAGCCACAACCCACGCTCGGCTCCGTCCCGGATTTCCTCCCCTATTCCCGTAGCCACCGTTGCAGGTACTCCCGATGATGTGGCGATAGTCGCACCAACCGCTGTTCCTCGATGTGGAACGCGGCCAGTTGTGACTCGGCGATGACGGCGGGCTTCGAAGCGAGCTCGGCGTTGACCGACCGCACCTCGTACCCAAGCGTGAAGTCGACCGCCCGCAGCCGCTTCACCCAGATCGTCACCTGCAGCGGCGAATCAGCCAACCGCAGTTGGCCCTTGTAGGTCACCCGGACATCGGCGATCAGCAGACCGGTGGAGGTGATGTCGGCGCCAAAAGCGTCCTTGAGAAACGGGACCCGCGCCTCTTCGAGAATCGTGACCATGGTGGCGTGGTTGACATGCTGGTACATGTCGATGTCGGACCAACGCACTCCCACCGGCGCGACGAACCCGACGCTCACCCCGAAATTCCTCGCCCGCTCGTTCGTGTCATGCGGCGGATCTGCCGCGCCGCCACTGACAGCGTCGCCAAATCCGTCTGACCACTGTCGCGGATGTCGTCGAGCGTCCGGCGCGCCCGCGCCACCCGGGAGGCGCTGAGGTGTTCCCACTCGGCGATCTTCTCTGCACTGCTCTCGTCGGGCTCCCCCACGGCTAGCACATCGAAGCACAACGACCGCAGCGCACCGTAGATGTCGTCACGAATCGCCAAGCGCGCCAACGAATGCCACCGATCGTTTCGGGGCAGATGGGACACCGCGGTCAGCAGGCTGTCGGTGCCCAGCCGGTCCATCAGAGCGAAATAGGTATCAGCGACCTCGGCTGCGTCGATGTCAGCGATGTCGGCGATGTCGATAATATCGAGCAGGCTGTAGCGGTATAGGCCGGTTGCGACCCGGTAGGCCAAGTCTTCTGCCACACCAAGCGATGCGAATTCCGCGGCCGTTTTTTCGACAATGGCCTTGTCGTCGCCACGCAACCACTCCGACATGCGCGGCGTCAGTGCTTTGACCATTGCTGCGAATCGGTTGATCTCGGCGCCGACGGCCAACGGCTGCGGACGGTAGTTGAGCAGCCAGCGCCCGGCACGGTCGATCAGCCGACGGGTGTCGAGCGTCAACCGGTCCGACAGCGCAACAGGCAAGTTCGCCGCACGGATCCGACGCCAAATGTGACCCACCCCGAAGATGGCATCGATGGCGACATAGGTGCGCACGGCGTCGATCGGCGTGACACCAACGTCTTCGGCGATCCGGAATGCATAAGTGATGCCGGCGGTGTCCACCAGGTCATTGATCAGCATGGTGGTGACGATCTCGCGGCGCAACTGGTGGGAACGGATCTCCGGGGTGAACCGTTCGCGCAGCGGCGTCGGGAAGTACCCGGGCAGCCTGGAGGCGAAGACATCCTGGTCCGGCAGCTCGGTGGCCAGTACCTCCTCTTTGAGCCCGAGCTTGACGTGCGCCATCAGGGTGGCGAGTTCGGGCGAGGTGAGCCCAATTCCGGCCTCGGAGCGCCGCGCGATCTCCTTCTCCGAGGGCAGCGCCTCCAATTCGCGGTTGACCCCCCGCTCGGCCACCAGGTACTTGATCTGCATCGCGTGCACCGGTAGCAGGCTGGCCGCGTTGGCGCGGCTGGTGCCCATCAAGTCGTTCTGATGTTCGTTGTCGGTGAGCACCAGCTGGGCGACCTCATCGGTCATCGACTCCAGCAGCTGTGTGCGTTCGTCGGCTCGAACCTTGCCCGCGCTCACCAGCGAGTCGATCAGGATCTTGATGTTGACCTCATGATCCGAGCAGTCCACGCCGGCCGAGTTGTCCAGCGCGTCGGTGTTGATCCGGCCGCCTGACAGGTCGAATTCGACGCGGCCCAATGCCGTAACTCCGAGATTGCCGCCTTCGCCAATGACTTTGGCGCGCACTTGGTTCGCGTTAACCCGTACCGGATCGTTGGCGCGATCGCCGACATCGGCGTCCGACTCGGACTCGGCCTTGATGTACGTGCCGATGCCGCCGTTGAAGAACAGGTCCACCGGCGCCTGCAGTATCGCCCGGATCAGGTTGGGCGGCGCCATCTCGACGACCCCGCCCTCGACCGAGCTCTCGATGCCGAGGGCGGCGCGGACCTGCGCGCTGACCGGGATGACTTTCTGCTCGCGGCTGTACACGCCGCCACCCTCGCTGATTAGGGATTTGTCGTAGTCGTTCCAGCTGGACCGAGGCAGCTCGAACATCCGCCGGCGTTCCGCCCACGACACCGCGGCGTCGGGGTTCGGGTCGAGGAAGACGTGCCGGTGGTCGAAGGCGGCGATCAGCCGGATGTGTTTGCTCAGCAGCATGCCGTTGCCGAACACGTCGCCGCTCATGTCGCCGATGCCCACGACGGTGAAGTCCTCGGTCTGGGTGTCGACCCCGATCTCCCGGAAATGCCGTTTGACGGCCTCCCAGGCTCCCCGGGCCGTGATGCCCATCACCTTGTGGTCGTAACCCACCGATCCGCCCGAAGCGAACGCGTCGCCCAGCCAGAATCCATAGGACTTGGCGACATCGTTGGCAATGTCGGAGAAGGTGGCAGTGCCTTTGTCCGCGGCCACCACGAGGTAGGCGTCGTCGCCGTCACGCCGCACCACCTCGGGTGGTGGGTTGACGCCTCCGGTCGCATGGTCGACGTTGTCGGTGACGTCGAGCAACCCCGAGATGAACAGCTGATAGCAAGCGACCCCTTCGGCGCGGGTGGCGTCGCGGTCGGTAGCGGGGTCGCCGGTTGGCAGCGACGGACGCTTGACGACGAAGCCGCCCTTGGCGCCGACCGGCACGATGACAGCGTTTTTCACCGCTTGCGCCTTGACCAGGCCGAGGATTTCGGTACGGAAGTCGTCGCGGCGATCCGACCAGCGCAGCCCACCCCGTGCTACGGGGCCGAACCTCAGGTGCACACCTTCAACGCGGGGTGAGTACACGAAGATCTCGAATTTGGGGCGCGGCAGCGGAAGTTCGTCGATCAGTTGGGCATTGAGTTTCAGCGCGAGCACGTCCTTGCTGCGAGCCGAATCCTGGCTTGTTACAAAGTAATTGGTGCGCAACGTGGCCTGAACCAGCGACGCGAAGGCACGTAGGATACGGTCGGTGTCCAGGCTCACCAGCGCGTCGATGTCCGCGGCGACAGCGGCCGCGGCAGCTTGGGCATCGCGGTTACTCGGCGATCCCGACGGCACCGGAACGAAAAGCGCTTCGAACAGATCGACCAAGGACCGAACGGTGGCGGGGTGCTCGTTGAGCACCGATTCGATGTAGGACTGGCTGTACGGGAAGCCCGCCTGTCGTAGGTACTTCGCGTAGGCACGCAGCAACACGACCTGCTGCCAGCTCAGCCCGGCGCGCATCACCAACTCGTTGAATCGGTCGATCTCGACCCGGCCATGCCAGATCGCGGTCACCGCCTCGGCGAATCGCTGCGCTGTGGCGTTCCGCTCGGCGACGGTCGAGGCCAGCGGGATGGTGGGATGCGGCGAGATCTTGAACTGATAGATCCACACCGGCAAGCCGTCCGGCCGGGTGACGGTGAATGGCCGCTCTTCGAGCACCACGACGCCCATGCTCTGCAGCATCGGGAGCAGCTGACTCAGCGAGGCGGTGCGTCCACCGAGGAACCAGGTCAGTTGCGCGACTCCCTGCTCGTCGCGTTCGGAGAACACCAGCTTGACCGAATCGTCGGTCAGCTCGGCGATGACGGCGATATCGCCAATGGCATCGGCCGGGGTCACGGCCTGCTTATAGGCCTCGGGGAAGGCGGCGGCGTAATGCTCGGCGTCGGCGTGTCCGACCGAACCGGTCGCTGCGGCGCCGATCAGCCGGTCGGCCCAGGTTCGCGCGGCTTCGGTCAGCAGGCCCTGGATCCGGATCCGGTTTGCTTCGGAGACATCGACGGGCGGGAAAGCGGTGCCCGCTCTGCCCGCCGCGCCTTCTTCGGGTAGGCGCACCATGAAATGCATGAGCGCCCAGGGTGATTCACTGACCCGAGCGGTGAACTCCAATCGCGTGCCCCCGAATTCGCGGACCAGGATGTCCTCGATCTGCAAGCGCACGGGGGTGGTGTAGCGATCTCGGGGTACATAGACCAGGCACGAGACGAAGTACTGCAGCCGATCCGCGCGCAGGAACAACAACGCCTGCCGTTGCGATCCGAGGTCGACCACGGCCTTGGCCATCGTCAGCAGCCGCTGGGCGCTCAGGGTGAACAGCTCTGGGCGCGGAACGGTCTGGATGACGTCGAGCAGCAGCTGGCCCGGGTGGCTCGGATCGCTTTCGGCCAGCGCGAGCGCCTCGCGAACCCGGCGCGAGATCGTCGGGATTTCCAGCACGTCCGCATTCATGGCGGCGACGCTGAAGAGCCCGACGAAGCGGTGCTCGACGACGCTGCCGTCGACGTATTCGCGGACCGCGATGGCATAGGGATAGGCGCCGTAGCGCAGGTAGCTGCCGACGCGCGCTTGGGCCAAGACCAACAATTTGTCCTCGTCGGTCAGCCGGGGGCGCGAACCAGTGCGGTCGCGTAGCACACCCATGCCGCTCGACCCCTCGCCGTAGACCGTCCCGTCAGCCACCCGGCACCGCTGGTAGCCCAGCAGCAGGAAGTTCCCGTCACCCAGCCAGCGCAACAGTTCCCCGACATCCTGGCGGTCAGGAGCCGAAAAGCGGCCGTCGGAATTGGCTTCGACTTCTCCCGCCAGCTCGCTCAGGGTGGCGCTCAGCGCCACGGCGTCAGTGGCGACGCGCTGGACGTCGGCCAGCACTTTGGGCAGCAGCAGTTCGACCTCGGCAAGCGCCTTGCTGTCGACGGAGGGCGAGAGCGCAACGTGCATCCAGGCCTCGCCCAGGTACGGCGAGGTACCGTCGGCTTTCGGTCGGACGCGCAGCAGTTCTCCCGTCGCGCTGCGGTGCACCTCAAACACCGGGGTCAGGATCGCCGTGTAGGGCACCCCGAGCCGGTGTAGCAGCACCGTGACCGAATCCATCAGCATGCTGCCGTGCTCTGTGACCACCTGCAGCGCGGGCCCGTACCCGGCGGGGTCCTCCGCCGGGTACACCGCGACACAGCTCTCACCGGCCGGCCGGTGAGAGCCAAGCCGGTAGTGTGCGCTCAGCATGGCCGGCGTCACCAGGGCAGCGGGAACCCGACCGGCTCCGGCGGCTTCCGACGAGTCGTCGCGCGGTCCTCGATAGCTGTCGATGTAGGCCTTCGAGATCCAGTCAGGAATGTCCAAACTCTGCGTGAACGTGGTCCACGCTTCGACGTCCTGCTGCTTAGCCTCGGGATCGATCGTCATGCCGATTGCTCCCAACTCACGACGGACACTGGCGCGCTGCTCAAAGCCCCCTCCTCAACGGCCGCGTCGACCGCATCGTCGCGGGGCGGTGCTCAATCGCCCCCCGTCCTCAGCGGCCGCGTCGGCCGCATCGTCGCGGGGCGGTGGCAGAGCTGACATTAGTCGCGCGTCAGCTTGCGGTGGGTAACCCTATGCGGACGCGCGGCTTCGACACCGAGTCGGTCGACCTTGTTCTCTTCGTAGGCACCGAAGTTGCCCTCGAACCAAAACCACTTGGCCTCGTTTTCGTCGTCACCCTCCCACGCCAGGATGTGTGTGCACGTGCGGTCGAGGAACCAGCGATCGTGCGAAATCACCACGGCGCAACCGGGGAAGTTCACCAGAGCATTCTCCAACGAGCCCAGGGTCTCGACGTCCAGATCATTGGTCGGCTCGTCCAGCAGGATCAGGTTGCCGCCCTGCTTGAGCGTCAACGCAAGGTTGAGCCTGTTGCGCTCGCCACCGGACAGCACCCCGGCCGGCTTTTGCTGGTCCGGCCCCTTGAACCCGAACGCCGACACGTATGCCCGCGACGGCACTTCGGTTTGCCCGACCTCGATGTAGTCCAGACCGTCCGAGACGGCTTCCCACACGGTCTTCTTCGGATCGATGCCCGCACGGGCCTGGTCCACGTAGCTCAGCTTGACGGTCTCGCCGACCTTGACGCTGCCGCTGTCCGGCTCCTCGAGCCCGACGATGGTTTTGAACAGTGTCGTCTTGCCGACCCCGTTGGGCCCGATGACGCCAACGATGCCATTGCGGGGCAGGGTGAATGACAGGTCCTTGATCAGGGTGCGTCCCTCGTAGCCCTTGTCGAGGTGGTCGACCTCGACCACCACCGAGCCCAGCCGGGGCCCGACCGGGATCTGTATTTCCTCGAAATCGAGTTTGCGGGTCTTCTCCGCCTCTGCGGCCATCTCCTCGTAGCGCTGTAGCCGCGCCTTGCTCTTGGCCTGGCGTGCTTTGGCCCCGGACCGCACCCAGGCCAACTCCTCGGTGAGCCGCTTCTGCAGCTTGGCGTCTTTGCGCCCTTGCACCGCCAGCCGCTCGGCCTTCTTCTCCAGGTAGGTCGAGTAGTTGCCCTCGTAGGGATATGCACGACCGCGATCCAGCTCCAGGATCCATTCGGCGACGTTGTCCAGGAAGTACCGGTCGTGGGTGACGGCCAAGATCGCACCGGCGTAGCCGGCCAGATGTTGTTCGAGCCACTGCACGCTTTCCGCGTCGAGGTGGTTGGTCGGCTCGTCGAGCAACAGCAGGTCGGGTTTGGATAGCAGCAGTTTGCACAGCGCGACGCGACGGCGCTCACCACCGGACAGGTTGGTTACCGGCTCGTCCGGCGGCGGACAGCGCAGCGCATCCATGGCCTGCTCGAGCTGTGCGTCGAGGTCCCAAGCGTCGGCGTGGTCCAGTTCCTCTTGCAGCCGGCCCATCTCCTCCATCAACTCGTCGGAGTAGTCGGTGGCCATCAATTCGGCAACCTCGTTGAAGCGGTCGAGCTTGATCTTGATGTCGCCCATGCCCTCTTCGACGTTGCCGCGGACGGTCTTCTCCTCGTTCAGCGGCGGCTCCTGCTGCAGGATGCCCACGGTGGCGCCGGTGGCCAGGAAGGCGTCGCCGTTGTTCGCCTTGTCCAGTCCGGCCATGATCCGCAAGACGCTCGACTTACCGGCCCCGTTGGGACCAACCACGCCGATTTTGGCGCCGGGGAAGAAGCTCAACGTGACATCGTCGAGGATCAGCTTGTCGCCGTGCGCCTTGCGGACCTTCTTCATCGTGTAGATGAACTCAGCCATGCCGGGGTGTTGCCTTTCTGGTCTTTCGGATTACCTCGCGGACCATCCTAGGCACCGCCGGACAGCGCCGAGTCGACCCCTAAGCCGACATGGGCAGCGGGTTGGGGCTAGCGGCGGCGTCCCCGACCGCCACATCGGGAACCGGGTCAACCGCGGAGGCTGGCACATCGGCGGCGCCGGCGACCCCGGACGCCCCCGTTGTCGTGGCCGCCGTGGGGTCATCGGCGCTCGGGCCGGTGTAGGCCGGCTTCTCGATGCGCACGATCACCCGCGACAAATCGGGCCCCACCGACGTCGCCCGCATCTGAAGCGACGAGCGACGTATGCCGTCACGGTCCTCGTACTCGCTGGTGTACACATGACCCACCACAATCACCGGTGCGCCCTTGCCCAACGCCGCGCCCACCCCGGTGACAAGCCTTCCCCAGCAGTTGACGGTAATAAACAGGGAGTTGCCGGGCTCCCAACCGCCGTCACTGGTGCGCCGGCGCGAATTGCTGGCCACCCGGAACCTAACCACCTCTTGGGCACCGACCTTGCGGCGCTGCAGATCGTTGACGATGTGACCGACCACGGTCAGTGATGTTTCGAACATTTGCTCTTTCCTTTCCTAGTTGGTTTCTGGTTGCGGGCAATCTCGGGCGCGTTAGCGAGTCGGCTACCGGGGAAATCCCCGCGAACGCCTAACCCGGTATCGACCGCTATTCACCCCGGCCGCACTGACAAGTGCGGCGACAAACCGTCGCCGCACGGTGCGCCTGTGGGTAACGGCGCAACTGTGGATTAGTGTGCGGGCGCTTCGAATCTTGGAAATCAGACCAAACCCCCCGCTCAGTATTCGCAAACGGCCCAATGGGGCGCGGCTACGGCGATAACATCCCGGTGACTGTGGCTTGCACCACGGCGATGTACCGCAACCAAAAGCGCCATCGAAGGAGCGACAAAATGAAGATTAAGAACCCAAGGAGGCTGCTAATTTGGCTCGCCGGCGCGGTGGTCACCGGGTTGTTCGTGCTTTTCGCGACGAGCTGCGTAGACCAGTTGGAACCGACTCCAATGCCGGAGATCGGATGCTCGGGCGAGCTGGCTCCCGCGCCGTCGTCGGAGGCTGCGGTCCCTTCGCCAAGGCACATCGCCTAGCCGGTTTGGGCGGCGCGACTCGTTCGGAGCCCCAGGTGAGCGGGGCTCGTGACAGTAGGTGATCTATGGCAGACCTCGTCCTAACGTTGCTGGTCGGGATACTGGTGTTGATGGGGATCGAGTTCCTCAGCTACCGCCTGGATAAGAACCCCACCCGGCAGCGAGTCGGCGTGTCAGCGCGTGACACCGCCACGAGTTTGTCGGTCTACGCCCTGGCGCGCGTCACCCGCCCGCTAGGCAAATTCACCGGGGTCCCGTTCGTCGTGCTTGCGGCGGCGCTGACACCGATACACCTGCCGGCAGCACAGTGGTGGGTCTGGGTGTCCGCGTTGGTGCTGACCGACCTGGCCTACTACGTCAAACACCGGATAGCACACCGCATTCGGTTTTTCTGGGCCGCACACAGCGTGCACCACTCCAGCCAGCACTTCAATCTATCGACGGGTTTGCGGACACCCTGGCTAGTCCCCGGGTGGTTCTTCCTGTCGGCGGTCGTGTACGTGCCGCTGGCACTCGTCGGTTTCCCGGTCTGGATGATCTTCGGTTGCCACGCCATCGTGATCTTCTACCAATACCCGATCCACACCGAACGGATCGACCGGCTGCCCAGGCCGATCGAATACCTGTTCAACACGCCGTCCCACCATCGTGTGCACCACGGCGCCAACAATCCCTACCTCAACAAGAACTATGGGGGCATCTTCATCGTGTGGGACCGGCTTTTCGGCAGCTACGCGGAGGAGGGT
The nucleotide sequence above comes from Mycobacterium decipiens. Encoded proteins:
- a CDS encoding acyl-CoA thioesterase; translation: MSVGFVAPVGVRWSDIDMYQHVNHATMVTILEEARVPFLKDAFGADITSTGLLIADVRVTYKGQLRLADSPLQVTIWVKRLRAVDFTLGYEVRSVNAELASKPAVIAESQLAAFHIEEQRLVRLSPHHREYLQRWLRE
- a CDS encoding NAD-glutamate dehydrogenase produces the protein MTIDPEAKQQDVEAWTTFTQSLDIPDWISKAYIDSYRGPRDDSSEAAGAGRVPAALVTPAMLSAHYRLGSHRPAGESCVAVYPAEDPAGYGPALQVVTEHGSMLMDSVTVLLHRLGVPYTAILTPVFEVHRSATGELLRVRPKADGTSPYLGEAWMHVALSPSVDSKALAEVELLLPKVLADVQRVATDAVALSATLSELAGEVEANSDGRFSAPDRQDVGELLRWLGDGNFLLLGYQRCRVADGTVYGEGSSGMGVLRDRTGSRPRLTDEDKLLVLAQARVGSYLRYGAYPYAIAVREYVDGSVVEHRFVGLFSVAAMNADVLEIPTISRRVREALALAESDPSHPGQLLLDVIQTVPRPELFTLSAQRLLTMAKAVVDLGSQRQALLFLRADRLQYFVSCLVYVPRDRYTTPVRLQIEDILVREFGGTRLEFTARVSESPWALMHFMVRLPEEGAAGRAGTAFPPVDVSEANRIRIQGLLTEAARTWADRLIGAAATGSVGHADAEHYAAAFPEAYKQAVTPADAIGDIAVIAELTDDSVKLVFSERDEQGVAQLTWFLGGRTASLSQLLPMLQSMGVVVLEERPFTVTRPDGLPVWIYQFKISPHPTIPLASTVAERNATAQRFAEAVTAIWHGRVEIDRFNELVMRAGLSWQQVVLLRAYAKYLRQAGFPYSQSYIESVLNEHPATVRSLVDLFEALFVPVPSGSPSNRDAQAAAAAVAADIDALVSLDTDRILRAFASLVQATLRTNYFVTSQDSARSKDVLALKLNAQLIDELPLPRPKFEIFVYSPRVEGVHLRFGPVARGGLRWSDRRDDFRTEILGLVKAQAVKNAVIVPVGAKGGFVVKRPSLPTGDPATDRDATRAEGVACYQLFISGLLDVTDNVDHATGGVNPPPEVVRRDGDDAYLVVAADKGTATFSDIANDVAKSYGFWLGDAFASGGSVGYDHKVMGITARGAWEAVKRHFREIGVDTQTEDFTVVGIGDMSGDVFGNGMLLSKHIRLIAAFDHRHVFLDPNPDAAVSWAERRRMFELPRSSWNDYDKSLISEGGGVYSREQKVIPVSAQVRAALGIESSVEGGVVEMAPPNLIRAILQAPVDLFFNGGIGTYIKAESESDADVGDRANDPVRVNANQVRAKVIGEGGNLGVTALGRVEFDLSGGRINTDALDNSAGVDCSDHEVNIKILIDSLVSAGKVRADERTQLLESMTDEVAQLVLTDNEHQNDLMGTSRANAASLLPVHAMQIKYLVAERGVNRELEALPSEKEIARRSEAGIGLTSPELATLMAHVKLGLKEEVLATELPDQDVFASRLPGYFPTPLRERFTPEIRSHQLRREIVTTMLINDLVDTAGITYAFRIAEDVGVTPIDAVRTYVAIDAIFGVGHIWRRIRAANLPVALSDRLTLDTRRLIDRAGRWLLNYRPQPLAVGAEINRFAAMVKALTPRMSEWLRGDDKAIVEKTAAEFASLGVAEDLAYRVATGLYRYSLLDIIDIADIADIDAAEVADTYFALMDRLGTDSLLTAVSHLPRNDRWHSLARLAIRDDIYGALRSLCFDVLAVGEPDESSAEKIAEWEHLSASRVARARRTLDDIRDSGQTDLATLSVAARQIRRMTRTSGRGISG
- the ettA gene encoding energy-dependent translational throttle protein EttA, which codes for MAEFIYTMKKVRKAHGDKLILDDVTLSFFPGAKIGVVGPNGAGKSSVLRIMAGLDKANNGDAFLATGATVGILQQEPPLNEEKTVRGNVEEGMGDIKIKLDRFNEVAELMATDYSDELMEEMGRLQEELDHADAWDLDAQLEQAMDALRCPPPDEPVTNLSGGERRRVALCKLLLSKPDLLLLDEPTNHLDAESVQWLEQHLAGYAGAILAVTHDRYFLDNVAEWILELDRGRAYPYEGNYSTYLEKKAERLAVQGRKDAKLQKRLTEELAWVRSGAKARQAKSKARLQRYEEMAAEAEKTRKLDFEEIQIPVGPRLGSVVVEVDHLDKGYEGRTLIKDLSFTLPRNGIVGVIGPNGVGKTTLFKTIVGLEEPDSGSVKVGETVKLSYVDQARAGIDPKKTVWEAVSDGLDYIEVGQTEVPSRAYVSAFGFKGPDQQKPAGVLSGGERNRLNLALTLKQGGNLILLDEPTNDLDVETLGSLENALVNFPGCAVVISHDRWFLDRTCTHILAWEGDDENEAKWFWFEGNFGAYEENKVDRLGVEAARPHRVTHRKLTRD
- a CDS encoding single-stranded DNA-binding protein — encoded protein: MFETSLTVVGHIVNDLQRRKVGAQEVVRFRVASNSRRRTSDGGWEPGNSLFITVNCWGRLVTGVGAALGKGAPVIVVGHVYTSEYEDRDGIRRSSLQMRATSVGPDLSRVIVRIEKPAYTGPSADDPTAATTTGASGVAGAADVPASAVDPVPDVAVGDAAASPNPLPMSA
- a CDS encoding sterol desaturase family protein translates to MADLVLTLLVGILVLMGIEFLSYRLDKNPTRQRVGVSARDTATSLSVYALARVTRPLGKFTGVPFVVLAAALTPIHLPAAQWWVWVSALVLTDLAYYVKHRIAHRIRFFWAAHSVHHSSQHFNLSTGLRTPWLVPGWFFLSAVVYVPLALVGFPVWMIFGCHAIVIFYQYPIHTERIDRLPRPIEYLFNTPSHHRVHHGANNPYLNKNYGGIFIVWDRLFGSYAEEGEPVRFGLTKNIATHNPIKVNFHEFAAMLGDVRRSRTWRGRLGYLLRPPGWTEVAAQPASTPESGVPGRAAQLAKARG